The following are encoded in a window of Paenibacillus polymyxa genomic DNA:
- a CDS encoding ABC-F family ATP-binding cassette domain-containing protein — protein MISTSGVTLRYGKRPLFEDVNIKFTPGNCYGLIGANGAGKSTFLKILSGEIEANSGEVHMTPGERMAVLKQNHYEYDEFPVLETVIMGHTRLYEIMKEKDALYAKTEFSEADGLRAGELEGEFAELNGWDAEPDAAALLIGLGIPRDLHDKNMSEMSGNDKVRVLLAQALFGRPNNLLLDEPTNHLDLESIQWLENFLMDYEGTVIVVSHDRHFLNKVCTHIADIDFGKIQMYVGNYDFWYESSQLALALTRDANKKKEEKIKELQAFIQRFSANASKSKQATSRKKQLDKITLDDIRPSNRKYPFINFKPEREAGKQLLTVDSLSKTVEGEQVLNEFSLVVNKGDKIAFVGPNGLPKTTLFQVLMNEIEADSGEFSWGITTSQAYFPKDNSTYFEGVDMNLVEWLRQYSKDQDETFLRGFLGRMLFSGEEALKKASVLSGGEKVRCMLAKMMLNGANVLLLEEPTNHLDLESITALNNGLIDFDGTILFTSHDHQFIQTIANRIVEITPNGVIDRTMSYDEYLENEEITKLRERMYPVEIG, from the coding sequence ATGATCAGTACAAGCGGCGTAACGCTTCGTTATGGTAAACGCCCACTTTTTGAAGACGTAAATATCAAATTTACTCCTGGGAACTGCTACGGCCTGATTGGGGCGAATGGCGCGGGTAAATCCACCTTTTTGAAAATTCTTTCCGGTGAAATCGAAGCCAATTCTGGTGAGGTTCACATGACACCGGGCGAACGGATGGCAGTCCTCAAGCAGAACCATTATGAATACGATGAATTCCCGGTTCTGGAAACCGTTATTATGGGTCACACGCGTCTGTATGAAATCATGAAGGAAAAAGATGCGCTGTACGCTAAAACGGAGTTTTCCGAAGCAGACGGTTTGCGTGCCGGTGAACTGGAAGGCGAATTTGCAGAGCTGAACGGTTGGGATGCCGAGCCGGATGCAGCTGCATTGCTGATCGGTCTTGGTATTCCGCGTGACCTGCATGATAAAAATATGTCTGAGATGAGCGGGAACGACAAGGTACGCGTTCTCTTGGCTCAAGCGTTGTTTGGTCGTCCCAACAATTTGCTGCTTGATGAGCCTACCAACCATTTGGATCTCGAATCCATTCAATGGCTGGAAAATTTCTTGATGGACTATGAAGGCACCGTCATCGTTGTATCCCATGACCGTCACTTCCTGAACAAGGTATGTACGCATATTGCGGATATCGATTTTGGTAAAATCCAGATGTACGTCGGCAACTATGACTTCTGGTACGAGTCCAGCCAGCTTGCGCTTGCATTGACTCGTGATGCGAACAAGAAGAAGGAAGAAAAGATCAAGGAACTGCAAGCCTTTATTCAGCGCTTTTCCGCGAATGCTTCCAAGTCCAAACAGGCAACTTCACGTAAAAAGCAACTGGATAAAATTACGCTGGACGATATCCGTCCTTCAAACCGTAAATATCCGTTCATTAACTTCAAGCCTGAGCGTGAAGCAGGCAAACAACTGCTGACCGTAGACAGTCTCAGTAAAACCGTTGAAGGCGAGCAAGTGTTGAACGAGTTCAGTCTGGTTGTGAACAAGGGCGATAAAATCGCGTTTGTGGGTCCGAACGGTTTGCCTAAAACGACGCTCTTCCAGGTGTTGATGAACGAGATTGAAGCAGACAGCGGAGAATTTTCTTGGGGGATTACAACTAGCCAGGCTTATTTCCCGAAAGATAATTCCACCTATTTTGAAGGTGTGGACATGAATCTTGTGGAATGGCTCCGTCAATATTCCAAGGATCAGGACGAAACGTTCCTGCGCGGCTTCTTGGGACGTATGCTTTTCTCTGGAGAAGAAGCGCTTAAGAAAGCAAGTGTGCTGTCCGGGGGCGAAAAGGTTCGCTGTATGCTGGCGAAAATGATGCTGAACGGTGCCAATGTGTTGCTGCTGGAAGAACCGACCAACCACTTGGATCTGGAGTCCATCACAGCGCTGAACAATGGTCTGATTGATTTTGATGGTACTATATTGTTCACATCGCATGACCACCAGTTTATTCAAACGATCGCGAACCGCATCGTGGAAATTACACCAAACGGCGTAATCGACCGTACGATGAGCTATGATGAGTACTTGGAAAATGAAGAAATCACAAAGTTGCGTGAACGTATGTATCCGGTAGAAATCGGCTAA